The segment GACCGCCAGCGGAAATTCCGCCAAGGTCTCCTACGCCTACCCGGTGAAGGCGATCGAGCAGACCAAGGAGCCGTGGGTCCGCGAGGCTGGTTACTGGTACCGGGACAACTGCTGAGCACCTAAGCGATGCTCGCGAGCGCCTCCATCAGCGGCAGCGGATTGATGTAGTCGCGGCAGGACACGATCCGCCCGTCGCGGACCCGGAACACGGCGATGACCGCCTGCTCGAAAGGCGCGCCGGTCGCGACGACGGTGCCGTGCGATTCGTACTCGACGATGACCACCTCCGGGTCGGTGGTCTCGTGCATCACCACGTTGCGGTGCTCACCCAGCCGGATGAGTCCGTCAGCGGTCGCAGCCAGGTGCCGCCGGATCTCGTCCCGGCCTTGCACTCGCGCCGGCACACCGGGCGGCCGATACGGCCATTCCAGGTATCCGTCGGGCGCCATCAATGCGGCGAACGTTTCGATGTCCTGCTCGCGGGCGGCTCCGAGCAGTTGTTCGACGATCTCGCGGGCCATGGCTTCGCCTCTCGTTGAACGCGTGTTGATTGAACGACCGTAGAACGAACGGCCGGTTCGGTCAACGGCCGTAGAATCGCCGGGTGACCCGGGCCGAGCAACGCCGCCGCACCGAGGAGAAGATCCTCGCCGCGGCCCGCCAGATGTTCGCCGACCTCGGCTACGACCGCACCACGATCCGCGCGGTCGCCCGGGTCGCCGGCGTCGACGCCGGCCTGGTCATGCACTATTTCGGCAGCAAGGACGAGCTGTTCGCCCGCTCCACCGAACTGTCCACCGACGAGATGTCCGGCGAGACGCTGCTCGCCTCGCTCGCCAACCGCCTGCAGGACGAGCCGACCGCCTCGCTCGCCGTTCTGCGCTCCATGCTCACCAACCCGGACGCCGCGCAGCGTTACCGGGCTGCGGCCGGGCCCGAGCTGGACCGGATCGCCGCCGCGATTCCCGCCGCCGACGCCGACCTGCGCGCCGCCCTGCTCAGCGCCATCGTCCACGGCGTGATCATCGAGCGCTACCTGCTGCGTCTCGGCCCGCTCGCCGACGCCGCGCCCGGCGACATCGTCGATCTGCTGCGCCCGTGCTTCGAGATGCTGGCCGGCTCGACGGAAAACCGGGCGACCGACGCCGGGCCGCCACTGTAGGCTCTGCGGGGCGCGAGCCTCGTCCCTCCGTTGGAGAGCGACGCCGGAGGACGGCGTCGTTGAGCGACGTTTTGAGCGAAGCCCGACGGAGGATGCGATGTACCGGCCCGTGCCCGCGCAGGTCGACCTGCCCGCCCTCGACCACGAGGTGCTGGAGTTCTGGCAGGCCGACCAGGTCTTCGCCCGCAGCCTCGAGCAGTCCGAGGGGCGCCCCGACTGGATCTTCTACGAGGGGCCGCCGACCGCCAACGGCATGCCCGGCACCCACCACATCGAGGCGCGCGTCTTCAAGGACGTCTTCCCGCGCTACCGGACGATGAAGGGCTTCCGGGTCCCGCGCAAGGCCGGCTGGGATTGTCACGGTCTGCCGGTGGAGCTGGCGGTGGAGAAGGAGCTGGGCTTCGCCGGCAAGCAGGACATCGAGAAGTACGGGATCGCCGAGTTCAACGCCCGCTGCCGGGAGTCGGTGACCCGGCACACCGACGCGTTCGCCCGGCTGACCGAGCGCATGGGCTACTGGGTCGACATGGACGACGCGTACCGGACCATGGACCCGGAGTACGTGGAATCCGTCTGGTGGTCGCTCAAGCAGATCTTCGACAAGGGTCTGCTGGTCGAGGACTTCCGGGTGGCGCCGTGGTGCCCGCGCGACCAGACCGCGCTCTCCGATCACGAAC is part of the Actinoplanes sp. NBC_00393 genome and harbors:
- a CDS encoding nuclear transport factor 2 family protein produces the protein MAREIVEQLLGAAREQDIETFAALMAPDGYLEWPYRPPGVPARVQGRDEIRRHLAATADGLIRLGEHRNVVMHETTDPEVVIVEYESHGTVVATGAPFEQAVIAVFRVRDGRIVSCRDYINPLPLMEALASIA
- a CDS encoding TetR/AcrR family transcriptional regulator, whose product is MTRAEQRRRTEEKILAAARQMFADLGYDRTTIRAVARVAGVDAGLVMHYFGSKDELFARSTELSTDEMSGETLLASLANRLQDEPTASLAVLRSMLTNPDAAQRYRAAAGPELDRIAAAIPAADADLRAALLSAIVHGVIIERYLLRLGPLADAAPGDIVDLLRPCFEMLAGSTENRATDAGPPL